One stretch of Arachis duranensis cultivar V14167 chromosome 1, aradu.V14167.gnm2.J7QH, whole genome shotgun sequence DNA includes these proteins:
- the LOC107486050 gene encoding protein NONRESPONDING TO OXYLIPINS 2, mitochondrial isoform X1 has protein sequence MASACSRIAQRAYSFSCIKSSIKSTLRSSSFSKSATNTATTSSPLCRSILTRVAPELRCAQSLLPLHSAVATARMTSCLSTTSRSCRALSQELGLSVPR, from the exons ATGGCTTCAGCGTGCAGCAGAATTGCGCAAAGAGCATATTCATTTTCTTGCATAAAATCAAGCATCAAATCTACTCTTCGCTCTTCATCCTTCTCCAAGTCAGCCACCAACACCGCCACCacttcttctcctctttgcCGATCCATTTTAACCAG GGTTGCTCCGGAACTAAGATGCGCGCAGTCGTTGCTGCCGCTGCATAGTGCGGTTGCGACGGCGAGGATGACGTCATGCCTGAGTACAACATCTCGGAGCTGCCGAGCTCTATCACAGG AGCTCGGTCTATCAGTTCCAAGGTAA
- the LOC107486050 gene encoding protein NONRESPONDING TO OXYLIPINS 2, mitochondrial isoform X3 yields MASACSRIAQRAYSFSCIKSSIKSTLRSSSFSKSATNTATTSSPLCRSILTRVAPELRCAQSLLPLHSAVATARMTSCLSTTSRSCRALSQGT; encoded by the exons ATGGCTTCAGCGTGCAGCAGAATTGCGCAAAGAGCATATTCATTTTCTTGCATAAAATCAAGCATCAAATCTACTCTTCGCTCTTCATCCTTCTCCAAGTCAGCCACCAACACCGCCACCacttcttctcctctttgcCGATCCATTTTAACCAG GGTTGCTCCGGAACTAAGATGCGCGCAGTCGTTGCTGCCGCTGCATAGTGCGGTTGCGACGGCGAGGATGACGTCATGCCTGAGTACAACATCTCGGAGCTGCCGAGCTCTATCACAGG GCACATAG
- the LOC107486050 gene encoding protein NONRESPONDING TO OXYLIPINS 2, mitochondrial isoform X2, translating to MASACSRIAQRAYSFSCIKSSIKSTLRSSSFSKSATNTATTSSPLCRSILTRVAPELRCAQSLLPLHSAVATARMTSCLSTTSRSCRALSQDGIDGT from the exons ATGGCTTCAGCGTGCAGCAGAATTGCGCAAAGAGCATATTCATTTTCTTGCATAAAATCAAGCATCAAATCTACTCTTCGCTCTTCATCCTTCTCCAAGTCAGCCACCAACACCGCCACCacttcttctcctctttgcCGATCCATTTTAACCAG GGTTGCTCCGGAACTAAGATGCGCGCAGTCGTTGCTGCCGCTGCATAGTGCGGTTGCGACGGCGAGGATGACGTCATGCCTGAGTACAACATCTCGGAGCTGCCGAGCTCTATCACAGG ATGGAATTGATGGGACGTGA